In Shinella sp. XGS7, a single genomic region encodes these proteins:
- a CDS encoding glycoside hydrolase family 18 protein, which yields MPVPRLARSAVLALSLMAAALLPAQAAEPALFGQGPLAVERASPKVVGVYVANWESERLLERLPSGSVSHVLYAFLRICGPGQLPVDAPKCEGKAEFELGTGPVDARFDAAFSRLKAREPHVKVLASVGGWGGSDPFFHLANEPARRAVFVASALRFLREHPGFDGIDIDWEHPGGNGAANGVALGSPADGQGYADLMTELRAGLNRLTAETGRLYLLSTAVNSTSAIVNRINFRQAEKALDLVFMMTYDFHGGWSDHVGHHSSLRSSAPEADDSLERSVRNLTGAGVPAAKLVAGVAMYGRGFSGAASARSGAAKTGGFPGADASLGYREIAQRYLDRRGRGLRGFEATRDPVTEAWSLYHPQQRLYIGYDDPRAVLAKGRYAQQAGLAGVFAWELSQDNGDLLNAMNLGVGNLLIAPARAKP from the coding sequence TGCTGCCGGCCCAGGCCGCCGAGCCGGCGCTCTTCGGCCAGGGGCCGCTGGCCGTGGAGCGCGCCAGCCCCAAGGTGGTGGGCGTCTATGTGGCCAACTGGGAATCCGAGCGCCTGCTGGAGCGCCTGCCCAGCGGCAGCGTCAGCCATGTGCTCTATGCCTTTTTGCGCATCTGCGGGCCGGGCCAACTGCCGGTGGACGCGCCCAAATGCGAGGGCAAGGCCGAGTTCGAGCTGGGCACGGGGCCGGTGGATGCGCGCTTTGATGCCGCCTTCAGCCGCCTCAAGGCGCGTGAGCCCCATGTCAAGGTGCTGGCCTCGGTGGGCGGCTGGGGCGGCTCCGACCCCTTCTTCCACCTGGCCAACGAGCCGGCGCGGCGCGCCGTCTTCGTGGCCTCGGCCCTGCGCTTTTTGCGCGAGCACCCGGGCTTTGACGGCATCGACATCGACTGGGAGCACCCTGGCGGCAACGGCGCAGCCAATGGCGTGGCCCTGGGCAGCCCGGCCGATGGCCAGGGCTATGCCGATCTGATGACGGAGCTGCGCGCCGGCCTGAACCGCCTGACGGCGGAGACCGGCCGGCTCTATCTGCTGAGCACCGCGGTGAACAGCACCAGCGCCATCGTGAACCGCATCAATTTCCGCCAGGCCGAGAAGGCCCTGGACCTGGTGTTCATGATGACTTACGACTTCCACGGCGGCTGGTCCGACCATGTGGGTCACCACAGCAGCCTGCGCAGCAGTGCGCCCGAGGCCGACGACAGCCTGGAGCGCTCGGTGCGCAATCTCACGGGCGCGGGCGTGCCGGCGGCCAAGCTGGTGGCGGGCGTGGCCATGTACGGCCGCGGCTTCTCGGGCGCGGCCTCGGCCCGCAGCGGCGCGGCCAAGACCGGCGGCTTTCCCGGTGCCGATGCCTCCCTGGGCTACCGCGAGATCGCCCAGCGCTATCTGGACCGCCGCGGCCGTGGCCTGCGCGGCTTCGAGGCCACGCGCGATCCCGTCACCGAGGCCTGGTCGCTCTACCACCCGCAACAGCGGCTCTACATCGGCTACGACGATCCGCGCGCCGTGCTGGCCAAGGGCCGCTATGCGCAGCAGGCCGGCCTGGCCGGCGTCTTTGCCTGGGAGCTGAGCCAGGACAACGGCGACCTGCTCAATGCCATGAATCTGGGCGTGGGCAATCTGCTGATCGCCCCGGCGCGCGCCAAGCCCTGA
- a CDS encoding DUF2164 domain-containing protein, with product MSIELPKDVRQRAIDSIQRYFDANMDEPIGNIAAGALLGYVLEEIGPSIYNQAVADVQERLQQRVAELDLEVHEEEFGYWRKREPGGARGRSR from the coding sequence ATGAGCATCGAACTGCCCAAGGATGTGCGCCAGCGCGCCATCGACTCGATCCAGCGCTATTTCGACGCGAACATGGACGAGCCCATCGGCAATATCGCCGCCGGCGCCCTGCTGGGCTATGTGCTGGAGGAAATCGGCCCCAGCATCTACAACCAGGCGGTGGCCGATGTGCAGGAGCGCCTGCAGCAGCGGGTGGCCGAGCTGGACCTGGAGGTCCACGAGGAGGAGTTCGGCTACTGGCGCAAGCGCGAGCCGGGCGGCGCACGTGGCCGCAGCCGCTGA
- a CDS encoding ABC transporter substrate-binding protein, which translates to MRQVLSSKISRRALHGLLASSLALAYGFNIAQAATPKDTLVQAFAFDDIITMDPAESFELSAGEIMGNTYDRLVRLDVKDPSQQVGDLAKSWTVSADGKTFTFELKPGLKFASGNPVTAKDAEYSLRRVVLMKSRSAFILTQFGLKKDVVKDRIKQTGPLSLTIETDKAYATTLVLNALTADVASVVDKKLLQSKESNGDFGYAWMKTNYAGSGPFKIRDWRANEILVLERNDNYYGDKPALTRVIYRHVKESATQRLMLEAGDVDVARNLEPGDLDAVSKNPEMTTASAPKGTVYYISLNQKNENLAKPEVREAFKYLVDYDAIGATLIKGIGEIRQTYQAKGVLGALDASPYKLDVAKAKELLEKAGLKDGLSVTFDVRNTQPVTGIAESFQQTAGQAGVKIEIIPGDGKQTLTKYRARNHDMYIGQWGMDYWDPNSNAEAFTSNPDNGDDASVKTLAWRNAWDIPELTAEAKAALLERDADKRAEMYKKLQQEALDTSPFVMIFQQIEVAAYRSNVQGLKLGPTFSSNYMFTVSKK; encoded by the coding sequence ATGAGACAAGTCCTGTCGTCCAAGATTTCCCGCCGTGCCCTGCATGGCCTGCTGGCAAGCAGCCTGGCCCTGGCCTATGGCTTCAATATCGCCCAGGCCGCCACGCCCAAGGACACCCTGGTCCAGGCCTTCGCCTTCGACGACATCATCACCATGGACCCCGCCGAGTCCTTCGAGCTCTCGGCCGGCGAGATCATGGGCAATACCTACGACCGCCTGGTGCGCCTGGATGTGAAGGACCCCTCCCAGCAGGTGGGGGATCTGGCCAAGAGCTGGACCGTCTCGGCCGATGGCAAGACCTTTACCTTCGAGCTCAAGCCCGGCTTGAAATTCGCCTCCGGCAATCCGGTCACAGCGAAGGATGCGGAATATTCGCTGCGCCGCGTGGTGCTGATGAAGTCGCGCTCGGCCTTCATCCTGACCCAGTTCGGCCTGAAGAAGGATGTGGTCAAGGACCGCATCAAGCAGACCGGCCCGCTGAGCCTCACCATCGAGACCGACAAGGCCTATGCCACCACCCTGGTGCTGAACGCCCTGACCGCCGACGTGGCCTCGGTGGTGGACAAGAAGCTGCTGCAGAGCAAGGAAAGCAACGGCGATTTCGGCTATGCCTGGATGAAGACCAATTATGCCGGCTCCGGTCCCTTCAAGATCCGCGACTGGCGCGCCAACGAAATCCTCGTCCTCGAGCGCAACGACAATTATTACGGCGACAAGCCGGCGCTGACCCGCGTCATCTACCGCCATGTGAAGGAAAGCGCGACGCAGCGCCTGATGCTGGAAGCCGGCGACGTCGACGTCGCCCGCAACCTGGAGCCGGGCGACCTCGACGCCGTTTCCAAGAATCCGGAGATGACGACGGCCAGCGCGCCGAAGGGCACGGTCTACTATATCAGCCTCAACCAGAAGAACGAGAACCTCGCCAAGCCCGAGGTGCGCGAGGCTTTCAAGTATCTGGTCGACTACGACGCCATCGGCGCGACGCTCATCAAGGGCATCGGCGAGATCCGCCAGACCTATCAGGCCAAGGGCGTGCTCGGTGCGCTGGATGCGAGCCCCTACAAGCTGGACGTCGCCAAGGCCAAGGAATTGCTGGAGAAGGCCGGCCTGAAGGACGGTCTCTCCGTCACCTTCGACGTGCGCAACACCCAGCCGGTGACCGGCATCGCCGAATCCTTCCAGCAGACGGCCGGCCAGGCCGGCGTAAAGATCGAGATCATCCCCGGCGACGGCAAGCAGACGCTCACCAAGTACCGCGCCCGCAATCACGACATGTATATCGGCCAGTGGGGCATGGATTACTGGGATCCGAACTCCAATGCGGAGGCCTTCACCTCCAACCCCGACAATGGCGACGATGCTTCGGTCAAGACGCTCGCCTGGCGCAATGCCTGGGACATTCCGGAGCTGACGGCCGAGGCGAAGGCCGCGCTTCTTGAGCGTGACGCCGACAAGCGCGCCGAGATGTACAAGAAGCTCCAGCAGGAAGCGCTCGACACCAGCCCCTTCGTCATGATCTTCCAGCAGATCGAAGTGGCCGCCTACCGCAGCAATGTGCAGGGCCTGAAGCTGGGTCCCACCTTCAGCAGCAACTACATGTTCACCGTCTCCAAGAAGTGA
- a CDS encoding ABC transporter permease, with translation MNFLRVKPGAKALGSFLLTVALTYLGLLAVTFFIGRVVPIDPVLAIVGDRAPAHVVARVRQEMGLDLPYYQQFWLYMKGVLQGDFGTSVLTTNPVMTDIRRVFPATMELATVGTVIGAALGIPLGVLAAVKRGSLADQVVRIIGLIGYSVPIFWLGLLALLVFYARLGWVSGPGRIDVVFEYTFTPVTGFFLFDAIFNRDWAAFRDIVSHIILPASLLGYFSMAYISRMTRSFMLNELGQEYVVAARAKGLSETRIIWGHALRNAAVPLVTVIALSYAGLLEGSVLTETVFAWPGLGLYITNSLQNADMNAVLGGTIVIGSVFIAINLLSDVLYRMLDPRTRAR, from the coding sequence TTGAATTTCCTGCGTGTGAAGCCCGGCGCCAAGGCGCTGGGCAGTTTTCTGCTGACGGTTGCGCTGACCTATCTCGGCCTGCTGGCCGTCACTTTCTTCATCGGCCGCGTTGTGCCGATCGATCCGGTCCTGGCAATCGTCGGCGACCGCGCGCCCGCGCATGTGGTTGCCCGCGTGCGGCAGGAAATGGGCCTCGATCTGCCCTATTACCAGCAGTTCTGGCTTTACATGAAGGGCGTGCTGCAGGGCGATTTCGGCACTTCGGTGCTGACGACCAATCCTGTCATGACCGATATCCGGCGCGTCTTCCCCGCTACCATGGAACTTGCGACCGTCGGCACCGTCATCGGCGCGGCGCTCGGCATTCCGCTCGGCGTGCTCGCGGCCGTCAAGCGCGGCAGCCTTGCCGACCAGGTGGTGCGCATCATCGGCCTCATCGGCTATTCCGTGCCGATCTTCTGGCTGGGCCTGCTGGCGCTCCTCGTCTTCTATGCCCGCCTCGGCTGGGTGTCCGGCCCGGGCCGCATCGACGTCGTCTTCGAATATACCTTCACGCCCGTCACCGGCTTCTTCCTGTTCGACGCGATCTTCAACCGCGACTGGGCCGCCTTCCGCGACATCGTCTCGCACATCATCCTGCCCGCCTCGCTGCTCGGCTATTTCTCCATGGCCTATATCAGCCGCATGACGCGCTCCTTCATGCTGAACGAACTCGGCCAGGAATATGTCGTTGCGGCACGCGCGAAGGGCCTGTCGGAAACGCGCATCATCTGGGGCCATGCGCTGCGCAATGCCGCGGTGCCGCTCGTGACCGTGATCGCGCTTTCCTATGCCGGCCTGCTCGAAGGCTCGGTGCTGACGGAGACCGTCTTCGCCTGGCCGGGGCTCGGTCTCTACATCACCAATTCGCTGCAAAATGCCGACATGAATGCGGTGCTCGGCGGCACCATCGTCATCGGTTCCGTCTTCATCGCCATCAACCTTCTTTCCGACGTGCTCTATCGCATGCTCGATCCGCGGACCCGCGCCCGATGA
- the nikC gene encoding nickel transporter permease translates to MNAAKESLHDWLMSERPASRRQAALGRAYAGWRTFARNRLALGGLIIVLGLLFVAAFAQQLAPYHPSVGDLSTTRLLPPSGAHWLGTDDQGRDILSRLIYGSRLTLQVVLVVAVIAAPIGLLVGTVAGYAGGWVDAALMRITDIFLAFPRLVLALAFVAALGPGIDNAIIAIAITSWPPYARIARAETLTVRNSDYILAVQLMGASPWRIVLRHIMPLCLSSVIVRVTLDMAGIILTAAGLGFLGLGAQPPLPEWGAMIASGRQFILDQWWVAAMPGVAIFIVSLGFNLLGDGLRDALDPRGSGQ, encoded by the coding sequence ATGAACGCCGCCAAAGAATCCCTTCACGACTGGCTGATGAGCGAGCGGCCCGCCTCGCGCCGCCAGGCCGCGCTGGGCCGGGCCTATGCCGGCTGGCGCACCTTTGCCCGCAACCGCCTGGCCCTGGGCGGACTCATCATCGTGCTGGGCCTGCTCTTCGTGGCGGCCTTTGCCCAGCAGCTCGCGCCCTACCACCCCAGCGTGGGCGACCTCAGCACCACGCGCCTCTTGCCGCCCTCGGGCGCGCACTGGCTCGGCACGGACGATCAGGGACGCGACATTCTCTCGCGCCTCATCTACGGCTCGCGCCTTACCTTGCAGGTCGTGCTGGTGGTGGCGGTGATCGCCGCGCCCATCGGCCTTCTGGTCGGCACGGTCGCCGGCTATGCCGGCGGCTGGGTGGATGCGGCGCTGATGCGCATCACCGACATCTTCCTGGCCTTCCCGCGGCTCGTCCTGGCGCTGGCCTTCGTCGCCGCGCTGGGGCCCGGCATCGACAACGCCATCATCGCCATCGCCATCACCTCCTGGCCGCCCTATGCCCGCATCGCCCGGGCAGAGACGCTGACGGTGCGCAATTCCGACTACATTCTCGCCGTGCAGCTGATGGGCGCCTCGCCCTGGCGCATCGTGCTGCGCCACATCATGCCGCTGTGCCTCTCCTCGGTCATCGTGCGCGTGACGCTCGACATGGCCGGCATCATCCTCACCGCCGCCGGCCTCGGCTTCCTCGGCCTCGGCGCACAGCCGCCGCTGCCCGAATGGGGCGCGATGATCGCCTCCGGCCGCCAGTTCATCCTCGACCAGTGGTGGGTCGCCGCCATGCCGGGCGTTGCCATCTTCATCGTCAGCCTCGGCTTCAACCTGCTGGGCGACGGCTTGCGCGACGCGCTCGATCCGCGGGGGAGCGGCCAGTGA
- a CDS encoding ABC transporter ATP-binding protein, translating to MSALLTVEDLRVSFPTRTGLIEAVRGVSFTLGRERLGIVGESGSGKSQTGRAIMGLSAPEARITARRLAFKGQDLLAATPAQRRALRGGAIAMVLQDPKYSLNPVMRIGAQIEETLSVHTKLSAKAARQRVLQALADVAINDPERVYDLYPHEVSGGMGQRVMIAMMLLAGEPELLIADEPTSALDVTVQAQVLEIMDELVRRRGMGLILISHDLNLVSRFCDRVLVMYAGKVVEEVRSGALHEAKHPYTQGLLNCLPRLGESRHPLPTLDRQESWKL from the coding sequence GTGAGCGCGCTTCTGACCGTCGAGGACCTCCGCGTCTCCTTCCCGACCCGCACCGGCCTCATCGAGGCGGTGCGCGGCGTCTCCTTCACGCTCGGCCGCGAGCGGCTCGGCATTGTCGGTGAAAGCGGCTCCGGCAAGTCGCAGACCGGCCGCGCCATCATGGGCCTCTCGGCGCCCGAGGCCCGCATCACGGCCCGGCGCCTGGCCTTCAAGGGTCAGGACTTGCTGGCCGCCACGCCCGCCCAGCGCCGGGCCCTGCGCGGTGGCGCCATTGCCATGGTGCTGCAGGACCCCAAGTACTCGCTCAACCCGGTCATGCGCATCGGCGCGCAGATCGAGGAGACCCTGAGCGTGCACACCAAGCTCTCGGCCAAGGCCGCCAGGCAGCGCGTGCTGCAGGCCCTGGCCGATGTGGCCATCAACGATCCCGAGCGGGTCTACGATCTCTATCCGCACGAGGTTTCCGGCGGCATGGGCCAGCGCGTGATGATCGCCATGATGCTGCTTGCCGGCGAGCCGGAGCTGCTGATCGCCGACGAGCCGACCTCGGCCCTCGACGTCACCGTGCAGGCGCAGGTTCTGGAGATCATGGACGAACTGGTGCGCAGGCGTGGCATGGGGCTCATCCTCATCAGCCACGATCTCAACCTCGTCTCGCGCTTCTGCGACCGGGTGCTGGTGATGTATGCCGGCAAGGTGGTGGAGGAAGTGCGCTCCGGTGCCCTGCACGAGGCCAAGCACCCCTACACCCAGGGCCTCCTGAACTGCCTGCCGCGCCTGGGCGAGTCGCGCCATCCCCTGCCCACGCTGGACCGCCAGGAGAGCTGGAAGTTATGA
- a CDS encoding ABC transporter ATP-binding protein — MSRLGIEIEGLQVRFGEFTAVHEATFSVAPGESFGLVGESGSGKSTILRAICGLAPRSAGTVKLAGEGELPVPGSAAFRRRVQMVFQDPYGSLHPRQTVDRLLLEPLAIHGFGDTESRIVRALDEVGLGSSFRFRYSHQLSGGQRQRVAIARALILEPSILLLDEPTSALDASVQAEVLNLLEQLRSARKLTFVMVSHDLAVVTHMCDRLMVMQQGRMVEQLSAAELAAHRVREDYTRKLMEASVGFRRAA, encoded by the coding sequence ATGAGTCGCCTGGGTATTGAGATTGAAGGCCTGCAGGTGCGCTTCGGCGAGTTCACCGCGGTGCACGAGGCCACCTTCAGCGTGGCGCCGGGCGAGAGCTTCGGCCTGGTGGGCGAGTCGGGCTCCGGCAAGTCCACCATCCTGCGCGCGATCTGCGGCCTGGCGCCGCGCAGCGCCGGCACGGTGAAGCTCGCGGGCGAGGGCGAGCTGCCCGTGCCCGGCAGCGCGGCGTTCCGCCGCCGCGTGCAGATGGTGTTCCAAGACCCCTATGGCTCCCTGCATCCGCGCCAGACGGTCGATAGGCTGCTGCTCGAACCGCTCGCCATCCACGGTTTTGGCGATACGGAAAGCCGCATCGTTCGCGCACTGGATGAGGTAGGCCTCGGCTCGAGCTTCCGCTTCCGCTATTCGCACCAGCTCTCCGGCGGCCAGCGCCAGCGCGTGGCGATTGCTCGTGCGCTCATCCTCGAGCCGTCCATCCTGCTGCTCGACGAGCCGACCTCCGCGCTCGACGCCTCCGTGCAGGCCGAGGTGCTGAACCTGCTCGAACAGCTCCGCTCTGCCCGCAAGCTCACCTTCGTCATGGTGAGCCATGACCTCGCGGTCGTCACCCATATGTGCGATCGGCTGATGGTGATGCAGCAGGGCCGCATGGTGGAGCAGCTCTCGGCCGCCGAGCTGGCCGCCCACCGCGTGCGCGAGGACTACACCCGGAAGCTGATGGAAGCCTCGGTGGGCTTCCGGCGCGCGGCCTGA
- a CDS encoding glutathione S-transferase family protein: MALQLFYHPFSSYCQKALIAFYENGIAFEPRLLEGPDSPAGQELARLWPLQRFPLLREGERTVMEASIIVEYLGLHHPGPVRLLPADPDQALSVRMLDRFFDNYISTPQQKIVFNAIRSEADRDPYGVNDARQMLERAYAWLDRHMAGKEWATGDAFTLADCGAGPFLFYADWTHAIDPAFGNVHAYRKRLLARPSFARAVDEGRPFRKFFPLGAPDRD, from the coding sequence ATGGCCCTGCAGCTCTTCTATCACCCCTTCTCGTCCTACTGCCAGAAGGCCTTGATCGCCTTCTATGAGAACGGCATCGCGTTCGAGCCCCGCCTGCTGGAGGGGCCGGACAGCCCGGCCGGCCAGGAGCTGGCGCGGCTCTGGCCCCTGCAGCGCTTTCCCCTGCTGCGCGAGGGAGAGCGGACGGTGATGGAGGCCAGCATCATCGTCGAGTACCTGGGCCTGCACCACCCCGGCCCGGTGCGCCTGCTGCCCGCGGATCCCGACCAGGCCCTGTCGGTGCGCATGCTCGACCGGTTCTTCGACAACTACATCTCGACGCCGCAGCAGAAGATCGTCTTCAACGCCATCCGGTCGGAAGCCGACCGCGACCCCTATGGCGTCAATGATGCACGGCAGATGCTGGAGCGCGCCTATGCCTGGCTCGACCGACATATGGCCGGCAAGGAATGGGCGACGGGCGATGCCTTCACGCTCGCCGATTGCGGCGCCGGCCCGTTCCTCTTCTATGCGGACTGGACGCATGCCATCGATCCGGCCTTCGGCAATGTGCATGCCTATCGAAAGCGCCTGCTCGCCCGCCCGTCTTTCGCCCGCGCCGTCGACGAGGGCCGGCCCTTCCGCAAATTCTTCCCGCTCGGCGCGCCCGACCGCGACTGA
- a CDS encoding TAXI family TRAP transporter solute-binding subunit, producing MPSLSHWNATRRLRLLLQNLRDMLLSMGPLLLLGGGLLVAAYWWLDPQPPRQVRLATGPAGSAYANFGERYAKALARERITVQQLATQGAQDDLALLREGRAEVGFVRGGMADAQADGEAGIVSLGSLFYEAIWVFYRRELAGPRAAGAPAPELQRLAQLRGKRVNVDLDGSGVPQIMEKLLTLNQLRPADFRLSHLEPAAAGTALRKGRLDAAVLISAPQSALVRELLLDPNIALMRFEQNEAYSRHLPFLSTVTLPRGVVDLAADLPPRDVPLLATTTALLAREDTHPALRQLFAQAAVGLHGEAGWFNGARDFPNTRTSELPVSPEGDRAINGTPPAWARYLPFWAGNLLERMWLVIGGLLVLMLPLSRVIPPLYTFRVRSRVFRWYARLREVEAKLETGSGEREALLDELDELDRVAHRITVPLSYAEELYALRSNIHAVRKRLLAQRPEAPQAAQSRSGAPSGKNLRKGRPSSTARAKDGRASRRFR from the coding sequence ATGCCCTCCCTCTCCCACTGGAACGCCACCCGCCGCCTGCGCCTGCTGCTGCAGAACCTGCGCGACATGCTGCTCTCCATGGGCCCCCTGCTGCTGCTGGGCGGGGGCCTCCTGGTGGCGGCCTACTGGTGGCTGGACCCGCAGCCGCCGCGCCAGGTGCGCCTGGCCACCGGCCCGGCCGGCAGCGCCTATGCCAATTTCGGCGAGCGTTACGCCAAGGCCCTGGCGCGCGAGCGCATCACGGTGCAGCAGCTCGCCACCCAGGGTGCCCAGGACGATCTGGCCCTGCTGCGCGAGGGCCGGGCCGAGGTGGGCTTTGTGCGCGGCGGCATGGCCGATGCGCAGGCCGATGGCGAGGCCGGCATCGTCTCCCTGGGCAGCCTGTTCTACGAGGCCATCTGGGTGTTCTACCGCCGCGAGCTGGCCGGCCCGCGCGCGGCCGGCGCGCCCGCGCCCGAGCTGCAGCGCCTGGCCCAGCTGCGCGGCAAGCGTGTGAATGTGGACCTGGACGGCAGCGGCGTGCCCCAGATCATGGAAAAGCTGCTCACGCTGAACCAGCTGCGCCCGGCCGACTTCCGCCTCAGCCATCTGGAGCCGGCCGCCGCCGGCACGGCCCTGCGCAAGGGCCGGCTCGACGCGGCAGTGCTGATCTCGGCCCCGCAATCGGCCCTGGTGCGCGAGCTGCTGCTGGACCCGAACATCGCGCTGATGCGCTTCGAGCAGAACGAGGCCTACAGCCGCCACCTGCCCTTTCTCTCCACCGTGACCCTGCCGCGCGGCGTGGTGGACCTGGCGGCCGACCTGCCGCCGCGCGACGTGCCCCTGCTGGCCACCACCACGGCCCTGCTGGCGCGTGAGGACACCCACCCCGCCCTGCGCCAGCTCTTTGCCCAGGCGGCCGTGGGCCTGCACGGCGAGGCCGGCTGGTTCAATGGCGCGCGCGACTTCCCCAACACCCGCACCAGCGAGCTGCCGGTCAGCCCCGAGGGCGACCGCGCCATCAACGGCACGCCGCCGGCCTGGGCGCGCTACCTGCCCTTTTGGGCCGGCAATCTGCTGGAGCGCATGTGGCTGGTGATCGGCGGTCTGCTGGTGCTGATGCTGCCGCTCTCGCGCGTGATCCCGCCGCTCTACACCTTCCGCGTGCGCTCGCGCGTGTTCCGCTGGTACGCGCGCCTGCGCGAGGTAGAGGCCAAGCTGGAAACCGGCAGCGGCGAGCGCGAGGCCCTGCTGGACGAGCTGGATGAGCTGGACCGCGTGGCCCACCGCATCACCGTGCCCCTGTCCTATGCCGAGGAGCTCTACGCGCTGCGCAGCAATATCCACGCGGTGCGCAAGCGCCTGCTGGCGCAGCGGCCCGAGGCGCCGCAGGCGGCTCAGTCGCGGTCGGGCGCGCCGAGCGGGAAGAATTTGCGGAAGGGCCGGCCCTCGTCGACGGCGCGGGCGAAAGACGGGCGGGCGAGCAGGCGCTTTCGATAG
- a CDS encoding PEP-CTERM sorting domain-containing protein codes for MTHHVRSPLLRWLNPGLLALCSLAAQAQTPTGQSQLWLNAAAYHDTQRQDLVGVPGTVLSGRLDASDLTGAPDGSFGSMQFATAIGEVSATLIKLRSFGRAWARTNTGYYGANALADANAQVTVPFLIDDPALHGQRGTMVVPLLVSGDVVLDPGFYSSNNGSSASGRAYVMLWGSGFGALDCGSNGANHCLDVASNYAGTQTKGQGVSGVLEMRVPFVFGDWSQVSLQMWTHVAVSVTAGAGGGFIDYHGDADFSHTLRWGGISQVLDSSGQTLSQWSVQSVPGVDLRVAAVPEPGSWALLGSGLLMLLGWRVRQRRQAARA; via the coding sequence ATGACACATCACGTCCGTTCGCCCCTTCTGCGCTGGCTGAACCCAGGCCTGCTGGCCCTGTGCTCGCTGGCCGCCCAGGCCCAGACCCCGACGGGCCAGAGCCAGCTCTGGCTCAATGCCGCGGCCTATCACGACACCCAGCGCCAGGACCTGGTCGGCGTTCCCGGCACGGTGCTCAGCGGCCGGCTGGATGCCTCCGACCTCACCGGGGCGCCGGACGGCAGCTTCGGCTCCATGCAGTTCGCCACCGCCATCGGCGAGGTCAGCGCCACCCTCATCAAGCTGCGATCCTTCGGACGCGCCTGGGCCCGCACCAACACCGGCTACTACGGCGCCAACGCGCTGGCCGATGCCAACGCCCAGGTCACGGTGCCCTTCCTCATCGACGATCCGGCGCTGCACGGCCAGCGGGGCACCATGGTGGTTCCCTTGTTGGTGAGCGGCGACGTGGTGCTGGACCCGGGCTTCTACAGCAGCAACAACGGCAGCAGCGCCAGCGGACGGGCCTACGTGATGCTGTGGGGCAGCGGCTTCGGCGCCCTGGACTGCGGCAGCAACGGGGCCAACCACTGCCTGGATGTCGCCAGCAACTACGCCGGCACCCAGACCAAGGGCCAGGGCGTGAGCGGCGTCCTGGAGATGCGCGTGCCTTTTGTCTTCGGGGACTGGAGCCAGGTCTCCCTGCAGATGTGGACGCATGTGGCCGTGAGCGTCACGGCCGGCGCGGGCGGCGGCTTCATCGACTATCACGGCGATGCCGACTTCTCGCACACCCTGCGCTGGGGCGGCATCAGCCAGGTGCTGGACAGCAGCGGCCAGACCCTGAGCCAGTGGAGCGTGCAGTCCGTGCCGGGGGTGGACCTGCGGGTGGCCGCCGTGCCCGAGCCCGGCAGCTGGGCCCTGCTGGGCAGCGGGCTGCTGATGCTGCTGGGCTGGCGAGTCCGCCAGCGGCGGCAAGCGGCGCGGGCCTGA
- a CDS encoding methylglyoxal synthase, which produces MRIALIAHDHKKNAMVALAAEFAEFLQRCELIATGTTGGRLRAEVGLSRVECVLSGPLGGDLQIGARLAVGELDGVIFLRDPMTPQPHEPDINALVRACDVHDVPCATNVSGARLMLAAWAAKMPA; this is translated from the coding sequence ATGAGAATCGCCCTGATTGCCCACGACCACAAGAAGAACGCCATGGTGGCCCTGGCCGCCGAGTTCGCCGAGTTTTTGCAGCGCTGCGAGCTGATCGCCACCGGCACTACCGGCGGCCGCCTGCGGGCCGAGGTGGGCCTGAGCCGCGTCGAGTGCGTGCTCTCCGGCCCCCTGGGGGGCGACTTGCAGATCGGCGCGCGCCTGGCGGTGGGCGAGCTGGACGGCGTGATCTTTCTGCGCGACCCCATGACGCCCCAGCCCCACGAGCCCGACATCAACGCCCTGGTGCGCGCCTGCGATGTGCACGATGTGCCCTGCGCCACCAATGTGTCCGGCGCCCGGCTGATGCTGGCGGCCTGGGCGGCGAAGATGCCGGCCTGA